The genomic DNA AAGAACGGCTCCTACAACATCACCAAGGGCATGGCGATGCTTTCGGGCTACGAGAGCGTGCGCAAGCTGACGCCCGCCGAGGTCGACGCCCTGCCGCTGCTTTGCCGCGGCTCGGCGCTGCGCTTCTTCCTGACGCGCCTCTACGACTGGCTGATGACGCCCGCGGGCGCGTTGGTGGTCAAGAAAGATCCGCTCGAATATCTGACGAAGATCCGGTTCCACCGGGCGATTACGTCCAGCGCCGAATATGGCCTGCGCCGGGACGGGGGTCAGGCATGAAACATGTCGATATCTTTACCGACGGTGCCTGCTCGGGCAATCCGGGGCCGGGCGGCTGGGGCGCTGTGCTGCGCTATGGCGAGGTGGAAAAGGAGCTGTCCGGCGGCGAGGCCGAGACCACCAACAACCGCATGGAGCTGCTGGCGGCAATCTCGGCGCTCGACGCCCTGAAGAGCGCCTGCGAGGTCGATCTCTACACCGACAGCAAATATGTGATGGACGGCATCTCCAAGTGGATCCACGGCTGGAAGAAGAACGGCTGGAAGACTGCGGACAAGAAGCCGGTGAAAAACGGCGAGCTCTGGCAGCGGCTCGACGAAGCCAATCGCCGCCACAAGGTGACATGGCACTGGGTCAAGGGCCATGCCGGTCATCCGGAAAACGAACGCGCCGACGAGCTCGCCCGCAAGGGCATGGAACCCTACAAGAAGGGGCGTCGTTCGGACTCACTTCTCGTGAAATGAAAAAAACGGGCCGTAGAGGCCCGTTTTTCATTTGCACTCGCTTCTGCGCTCAGAGCTGCTCGAGCATGGCGGCGGCGCCCGAAACGGTCGCCTGGCCAGGGCTTTCTTCGAGATTGAGCGACTTCACCACGCCGTCCTCGACGAGCATCGAATAGCGCTTGGAGCGCACACCGAGCGTGCCGGCCGACAGGTCGATGTCCATACCGAGCGCCTTGGTGAAGGCGGCGTTCCAGTCCGAGAGGAAGTGAATCTTGCCCATGCCGCCCGACGTGGTCGCCCAGGCACCCATCACATGCAGGTCGTTGACCGAGACCACGGCGATGTCGTCGACACCGCGGGCAAGGATCGCGTCGCGGTTTTCGAGATAGCCGGGCAGGTGGTTGAGCGAGCAGGTGGGCGTGAACGCGCCGGGAACGGCAAAGAGCACGACGCGCTTGCCGGCAAAGAGCTGATCGGTGGTGACCTCGACGGGACCGTCGGCGGTCTTTTCCTTGAAGGTTGCGGCTGGCAGCTTGTCTCCGACGGCAATGGTCACGGCGCTCTCCTTGCGTTGCTTGCGTCTCGGTTCTCCGCACTCGTCGGAGAACTCGGCGGACTATAGATGCGCCCTAATCAAAGGCAAGGGTCGTCTCCATGCTGCGGCCCTGGGCGCGCACAGTCAAAACGATCGGCTTGCCTTTGAGTTCCCTGTCCTTGCCCGTGAGCCTCACCGGAACGGCTGCGTTTAACGCCCTGTCGCCTGCAGGCAGGATCTCAGGCTTGCCGAACGAAATGCCTGAAGGTCCGGCGAGAAAGAGTTCCGGATCCTTGTCGTCGGCGGGCAGGCGAACCGACAGATGCATCAGCGCCTTGTCGGCATCGTAGCGGCTCGCCGTCACCGAGAAATCAGCCGACGGCGCCTCCGGCAACGCGGCAACGGCATCGTCGATCCGCGCGCCGTCGAGCGGATTGTCGAAGCCGCCTTGCTTGATGGCGAGCGTTAGCTCGCCCTGAATGGGGATGCAGATGTCCTCGCAGATGCCGAGGAACACGGAGGCGCGAATGGTAACGTCGCCGCTGCCGTGGACGCGCTTCAAGGTCAGCGGAAAGGCGACCGGCCTGTCATAGCCGATGTAGCGCACGACGCCGTCGTCGAACGTCTTGGGCACCGGGAAGCCGATCTTTTCCAGCTCCACGTCGCCTGCCGGGTCGAGCGTCACCTGCGGGGGAATGCCGCTTGCACCCGGCTCGCGCCAATAGGTCTTCCAGCCAGGGTTGAGCTTGACCTCCAGCGTCGCCGGGATCGTGCCATCCTCTTTGGGCTGGGCGGCGACCAGACGGATCATGCCGCCGGGGGAGGTGACCCACTCGCTGGTGGCCGCGTTGGCGCCGAAGGGGAGAAAAAAACAGCCGGCAAGGCTTGCCGCGCCGATGAACTGGGCCATTTTCTGGTGGGTGAAGCACTGGATCATACGGCAAGCAATATCGCTTTTGCCAAAACCGCTCCAGACGCTGCGACGGACGCAACGATCATAATTGCTTGATCGGACACGGCGAAGTGAACGCCGTGCGTGCAATAATTATGGGCCGCGACGCTGAGGCGCTTTTCATTTCGCGGCGAATTGATAGGCTGTTCGCATGATGGCTACTCCGATGGCGCAAAAGAGACGCGAGCGAGGCTTTCTTGACGGTCAGTTCCTGATCGCCATGCCCGGGATGTTTGACGCCAATTTCG from Ensifer adhaerens includes the following:
- a CDS encoding peroxiredoxin, whose product is MTIAVGDKLPAATFKEKTADGPVEVTTDQLFAGKRVVLFAVPGAFTPTCSLNHLPGYLENRDAILARGVDDIAVVSVNDLHVMGAWATTSGGMGKIHFLSDWNAAFTKALGMDIDLSAGTLGVRSKRYSMLVEDGVVKSLNLEESPGQATVSGAAAMLEQL
- the rnhA gene encoding ribonuclease HI, giving the protein MKHVDIFTDGACSGNPGPGGWGAVLRYGEVEKELSGGEAETTNNRMELLAAISALDALKSACEVDLYTDSKYVMDGISKWIHGWKKNGWKTADKKPVKNGELWQRLDEANRRHKVTWHWVKGHAGHPENERADELARKGMEPYKKGRRSDSLLVK
- a CDS encoding protein-disulfide reductase DsbD domain-containing protein, whose product is MIQCFTHQKMAQFIGAASLAGCFFLPFGANAATSEWVTSPGGMIRLVAAQPKEDGTIPATLEVKLNPGWKTYWREPGASGIPPQVTLDPAGDVELEKIGFPVPKTFDDGVVRYIGYDRPVAFPLTLKRVHGSGDVTIRASVFLGICEDICIPIQGELTLAIKQGGFDNPLDGARIDDAVAALPEAPSADFSVTASRYDADKALMHLSVRLPADDKDPELFLAGPSGISFGKPEILPAGDRALNAAVPVRLTGKDRELKGKPIVLTVRAQGRSMETTLAFD